One Luteibacter aegosomaticola genomic window carries:
- a CDS encoding phage tail assembly protein produces the protein MLEEVTLELTSLVSIGKGDGAIEITELKLREPTAGEMEKAARSDTNVGALITMISLIAKVPRGAVEKLTRSDLAAAEKVLGSFTDGGQPTTPAGDD, from the coding sequence ATGCTTGAAGAAGTCACCCTTGAACTCACCAGCCTGGTATCCATCGGCAAAGGCGACGGCGCCATCGAGATCACGGAGCTGAAACTCCGCGAACCCACGGCTGGCGAGATGGAAAAGGCGGCGCGCTCGGATACGAACGTGGGCGCGCTGATCACCATGATCAGCCTGATTGCCAAGGTTCCGCGAGGTGCCGTGGAAAAGCTCACCCGCTCTGACCTGGCGGCAGCGGAGAAAGTGCTCGGCAGTTTTACCGACGGTGGTCAGCCGACGACGCCGGCTGGCGACGACTGA
- a CDS encoding phage tail tube protein, whose translation MPGNNANRLAGTVYLSVDGQTYMLAGDFEYSPALVSRETLTGQDTVHGYSEKPIAPHIAGTLRDSGGLSVASINAMSNVTVVAELANGKTIIGRNMWTVESQSSKQADATIEVRWEGPQGSVTES comes from the coding sequence ATGCCGGGAAACAACGCAAATCGGCTGGCTGGCACCGTGTACCTGTCGGTGGATGGCCAGACGTACATGCTGGCTGGCGACTTCGAGTACAGCCCGGCGCTGGTCAGCCGCGAGACCCTTACGGGGCAGGACACCGTCCACGGGTATAGCGAGAAGCCGATCGCGCCGCACATCGCGGGAACGCTGCGTGATTCGGGCGGCCTGAGCGTCGCGTCGATCAACGCAATGAGCAACGTCACCGTCGTCGCCGAGCTGGCGAACGGCAAAACCATCATCGGCCGCAACATGTGGACGGTGGAATCTCAGTCGAGCAAGCAGGCCGACGCAACGATCGAAGTTCGTTGGGAAGGCCCGCAGGGCTCTGTCACGGAATCCTAA
- a CDS encoding phage tail sheath subtilisin-like domain-containing protein, with translation MSVPFSHIPQNLRVPLFYAEVDNSQANSGQQTQRALVIGQITSAGSAVAGQPVISSGASDAIGKGGAGSMLALMTAAYRNSDAFGELWLLPLADAAGAIAASGSIAFSGTPTAAGVLSLYIAASALQPPLSVPVALTDTAASIATSVVAAINAATNLPVTAVVDGTTASKVNLTAKNKGLAGNDIDVRLNYGGTAAGEALPAGVTATIVAMASGATNPTLATALANLGDEGFDFIVCPYSDTASLDALKAFLNDSTGRWSWSEQLYGHVFAANRGTLAAQTTLGTGRNNQHESILGFNDSPTPSWLWAADYAGAAAVALRADPGRPLQTIALNTALAPPVASRYTKSDRNVLLWDGISTFTVAQDGAVALENVITTYQKNAFGQADESYLEVETLFLLMFVLRDMNTLVTSKYARMKLANDGTRFAPGSAIVTPSIIKADLIAEFRTLEYQGFVQGADAFAQGLIVQRNATNPNRIDVLWPGALINQLRIFAVLAQFRLSA, from the coding sequence ATGAGCGTGCCCTTCAGCCACATCCCCCAGAACCTCCGCGTCCCGCTGTTTTACGCCGAGGTCGACAATTCCCAGGCCAACTCCGGCCAGCAGACGCAGCGCGCGCTTGTCATCGGTCAGATCACGTCCGCAGGTTCGGCCGTCGCCGGCCAGCCGGTGATCAGCAGCGGCGCGAGCGACGCGATCGGCAAGGGCGGCGCGGGCTCGATGCTCGCGCTGATGACCGCGGCATACAGGAATTCCGACGCCTTTGGTGAGCTATGGCTCCTTCCGCTGGCGGACGCGGCCGGCGCCATCGCGGCATCGGGCTCCATCGCGTTCTCTGGGACGCCAACTGCCGCCGGCGTGCTCTCGCTGTATATCGCCGCCTCGGCGCTACAGCCTCCCCTCAGCGTGCCTGTGGCGCTGACCGATACGGCGGCGTCGATCGCGACATCGGTGGTCGCTGCGATCAACGCAGCGACGAATCTCCCCGTGACCGCTGTTGTTGATGGAACGACCGCGAGCAAGGTGAACCTCACCGCCAAGAACAAGGGTCTGGCTGGAAACGACATCGACGTGCGGCTGAACTACGGCGGCACCGCCGCTGGCGAGGCCCTTCCGGCTGGTGTTACTGCCACCATCGTAGCGATGGCGAGCGGCGCGACGAACCCGACGCTTGCCACTGCGCTTGCGAACCTGGGGGACGAGGGCTTCGACTTCATCGTATGCCCTTACAGCGACACGGCATCGCTGGATGCGCTCAAGGCCTTCCTTAACGACAGCACCGGTCGCTGGAGCTGGTCAGAACAGCTGTACGGCCACGTATTTGCTGCTAATCGCGGTACGTTGGCCGCCCAGACGACGCTTGGCACCGGTCGAAACAACCAGCACGAGAGCATTCTCGGGTTCAATGATTCCCCGACACCGTCCTGGCTGTGGGCCGCCGACTATGCCGGTGCCGCGGCGGTCGCGCTCCGCGCGGATCCGGGGCGCCCGCTCCAGACGATCGCACTCAACACGGCGCTGGCCCCGCCGGTCGCCTCCCGCTACACGAAGTCCGATCGCAATGTGCTCCTGTGGGACGGCATCTCGACCTTCACGGTGGCACAGGATGGGGCGGTCGCACTGGAAAACGTCATCACGACGTACCAGAAGAATGCCTTCGGGCAGGCGGACGAAAGCTACCTCGAGGTGGAGACGCTGTTCCTCCTCATGTTCGTCCTCCGGGATATGAACACGCTGGTGACGTCGAAGTACGCGCGCATGAAGCTCGCGAATGACGGCACCCGTTTTGCGCCTGGCTCGGCGATCGTCACCCCGTCGATCATCAAGGCAGACCTGATTGCCGAATTCCGTACCCTCGAGTACCAGGGATTCGTGCAGGGCGCAGATGCCTTTGCCCAGGGCCTCATCGTGCAGCGAAACGCCACGAACCCCAACCGCATCGACGTGCTCTGGCCGGGGGCTCTGATCAACCAGCTGCGCATCTTCGCGGTGCTGGCGCAGTTCCGCCTCTCGGCATAA
- a CDS encoding DUF2635 domain-containing protein, translated as MRVFPKPGVLVRDPVKRDFLPEEGRDVGDADAYWLRRISDGDVTTDDPNASKARTPKGASSQATTTETRSQDA; from the coding sequence ATGCGCGTTTTCCCGAAACCCGGGGTGCTCGTCCGCGACCCCGTCAAGCGCGATTTCCTCCCTGAAGAGGGGCGCGATGTCGGCGACGCCGATGCCTACTGGCTGCGTCGCATCAGCGATGGCGATGTGACCACCGACGATCCGAACGCCTCCAAGGCACGCACGCCGAAAGGCGCATCGAGCCAGGCCACCACCACCGAAACCCGGAGCCAGGACGCATGA
- a CDS encoding head-tail joining protein, with translation MAIDWDAVVLGPTIEVFGEDQDKRPVYTASDAPPAEIDGVFDEAYREVDLIDTGVGANTVMPVLGVRLVQFSRPPRQGELIYIPKVDKTYVIKDVRPDGHGWAKLMLGVKKTP, from the coding sequence ATGGCCATCGACTGGGATGCGGTCGTGCTCGGACCGACGATCGAGGTCTTCGGTGAGGACCAAGATAAGCGGCCCGTCTACACCGCATCGGATGCCCCGCCGGCGGAGATCGACGGGGTCTTCGATGAGGCCTATCGCGAGGTAGATCTCATCGACACCGGCGTCGGCGCGAACACCGTCATGCCGGTGCTAGGGGTCCGTCTGGTGCAGTTCTCTCGGCCGCCGCGGCAGGGGGAGCTGATCTACATCCCGAAAGTCGATAAGACCTATGTGATCAAGGATGTCCGACCGGACGGCCATGGCTGGGCGAAGTTGATGCTCGGAGTAAAGAAAACGCCATGA
- a CDS encoding major capsid protein, whose amino-acid sequence MSATSTFPFSTTDLIQVVPTLKRSQKFLLDTFFPNIKMSETEFVAIDIDVGLRRMSPFVSPLIGGKLVESRRYQTNIYKPAYIKDKRAPDLRKPVMRQIGERIGGGDMTGAEREMANVNFEMADQIDMLDRRLEWMAAQALTTGKVIVTGEGFPTEIIDFGRDPSLTIAKTGNNQWGVAANFDGDGRDPVPTQDIELWQHQILKLSGAQVTDIVFTTSSWTAFLNAKGVQGAIYYPKLATDGNNLDPGAQIAPGAVFKGKWGQYNLWVYNEWYIDDDGVEQPMLVDGTVIMSGPQLLGTRAFGQILDPAFNYASLPYAPKTWVENDPAQRILLMQSSPLVIPSRVNACLCASVCAPKVS is encoded by the coding sequence ATGTCCGCAACCAGTACGTTCCCGTTCAGCACCACCGACCTGATCCAGGTGGTGCCCACCCTGAAGCGTTCGCAGAAGTTCCTGCTCGACACCTTCTTCCCCAACATCAAGATGAGCGAGACGGAGTTCGTCGCCATCGACATCGACGTCGGCCTGCGCCGCATGTCGCCGTTCGTCAGCCCGCTCATCGGCGGCAAGCTGGTCGAGTCGCGCCGGTACCAGACGAACATCTACAAGCCGGCGTACATCAAGGACAAGCGCGCACCGGACCTTCGCAAGCCGGTCATGCGCCAGATCGGCGAACGCATCGGCGGCGGCGACATGACCGGTGCCGAGCGCGAGATGGCGAACGTCAATTTCGAGATGGCCGACCAGATCGATATGCTCGATCGTCGACTCGAATGGATGGCTGCCCAGGCCCTCACCACCGGCAAGGTGATCGTCACGGGCGAAGGGTTCCCCACCGAAATCATCGATTTCGGCCGTGACCCGAGCCTGACGATCGCGAAGACGGGCAACAACCAGTGGGGCGTCGCCGCGAACTTCGATGGCGATGGCCGCGATCCGGTGCCGACCCAGGACATCGAACTGTGGCAGCACCAGATCCTGAAGCTCTCGGGCGCGCAGGTGACGGACATCGTCTTCACCACGAGCTCGTGGACTGCATTCCTCAACGCCAAGGGCGTGCAGGGCGCGATCTACTATCCGAAACTCGCGACCGACGGCAACAACCTGGACCCCGGCGCGCAGATCGCCCCTGGAGCTGTGTTCAAGGGGAAGTGGGGCCAGTACAACCTGTGGGTCTACAACGAGTGGTACATCGATGACGATGGTGTCGAGCAGCCGATGTTGGTCGATGGCACCGTGATCATGTCCGGCCCGCAGCTGCTCGGTACCCGTGCCTTCGGCCAGATCCTCGATCCAGCCTTCAACTACGCGTCCCTGCCGTATGCGCCGAAGACCTGGGTGGAGAACGACCCTGCCCAGCGCATCCTGCTGATGCAGTCCTCGCCCCTGGTCATCCCGAGCCGCGTGAACGCCTGCCTCTGCGCGAGCGTCTGCGCACCGAAGGTGTCCTAA
- a CDS encoding head decoration protein gives MSLTPTFIGDNPQQPGIQAQVYVPDQLIVDARNLVTQPILIGAGNLKRGTVLGQQNTSPVVATATPGNTGNATIGSVSAGSAPLTGVYKATATSATSFAVTDPEGAAVGTATAGSAFTSTGVNFTITAGATPMVAGDSFTITVADAVGTYIACVRTASDGSQNPVAILADDADATAGPVTSGGYLFGEFNAQRVIFDSSWNLAQLVSAARAFGLFLKSTVSANSPANNTAP, from the coding sequence ATGTCGCTCACCCCCACCTTCATCGGTGACAACCCGCAGCAGCCGGGCATCCAGGCTCAGGTCTACGTTCCCGACCAGCTCATCGTCGACGCCCGTAACCTGGTTACCCAGCCGATCCTGATTGGCGCAGGAAACCTGAAGCGCGGCACCGTGCTCGGCCAGCAGAACACCTCGCCGGTCGTGGCCACCGCCACGCCCGGTAACACTGGTAACGCCACCATTGGCTCGGTCAGCGCCGGCTCGGCACCGCTCACCGGTGTGTACAAGGCGACGGCCACGTCGGCCACGTCGTTCGCGGTCACGGATCCCGAGGGTGCAGCTGTCGGTACGGCGACGGCCGGTTCGGCGTTCACCAGCACCGGTGTGAACTTCACGATCACCGCTGGCGCCACGCCGATGGTCGCTGGCGACTCGTTCACCATCACGGTGGCCGACGCTGTTGGCACCTACATCGCCTGCGTGCGCACGGCGAGCGACGGTAGCCAGAACCCCGTGGCGATCCTTGCCGACGACGCCGATGCCACGGCCGGTCCGGTGACGTCGGGCGGCTACCTGTTCGGCGAGTTCAACGCCCAGCGCGTGATCTTCGACTCGTCCTGGAACCTCGCGCAGCTTGTCTCGGCCGCTCGCGCCTTCGGTCTCTTCCTGAAGAGCACGGTGTCCGCCAACTCGCCGGCGAACAACACCGCCCCGTAA
- a CDS encoding S49 family peptidase encodes MQQFAHLAQRMFNRPLAIHRDKAEIVISALAERLNITRMVNLDGMAIEPMAFSFDGEGYEYRDRDCGYDRAGPVAIIPVQGTLVQKLGSLRPYSGMTGYDGIRQAFLTALEDPDIEAIMLDVDSPGGEVSGCFDLVDTIYGARGKKPIHAILSDGAYSAAYAIASAADKIAVPRTGGVGSIGVICMHVDFSKALTSAGVQVTFITYGDRKADGHPEIPLSKEALARFQEDIDTMGELFVGTVARNRGMSAEKVRGTQAVTYMGEKGVAMGLADVVAAPDAAFRSLLAELA; translated from the coding sequence ATGCAGCAGTTCGCGCACCTTGCCCAGCGGATGTTCAATCGCCCGCTGGCGATCCACCGCGACAAGGCGGAGATCGTCATCTCGGCCTTGGCCGAGCGCCTGAACATCACGCGCATGGTCAACCTCGACGGCATGGCCATCGAGCCGATGGCCTTCTCGTTTGATGGGGAAGGCTATGAATACCGCGACCGTGACTGTGGATACGACCGAGCCGGCCCGGTAGCGATCATTCCGGTGCAGGGCACGCTCGTCCAGAAGCTCGGATCGCTTCGTCCGTACAGTGGCATGACCGGCTACGACGGAATCCGCCAGGCTTTCCTGACGGCGCTTGAGGATCCGGACATCGAGGCCATCATGCTCGACGTCGATTCGCCTGGCGGCGAAGTGTCAGGCTGCTTCGACCTCGTTGACACGATCTACGGCGCGCGCGGTAAGAAGCCGATCCACGCCATTCTGAGCGACGGCGCCTACTCAGCGGCATACGCCATCGCATCGGCCGCCGACAAGATCGCCGTGCCGCGCACGGGCGGAGTCGGCTCGATCGGCGTGATCTGCATGCATGTCGACTTCAGCAAGGCGCTGACCAGCGCTGGCGTGCAGGTCACCTTCATCACCTACGGTGACCGAAAGGCCGACGGCCATCCCGAGATTCCGCTCTCGAAAGAGGCGCTGGCTCGGTTCCAGGAAGACATCGACACGATGGGCGAACTGTTCGTCGGAACGGTTGCCCGCAATAGGGGTATGTCTGCGGAGAAAGTCCGCGGCACCCAGGCCGTGACCTACATGGGCGAGAAAGGCGTCGCCATGGGGCTTGCGGACGTAGTAGCGGCGCCTGATGCCGCATTTCGGTCGCTGCTCGCCGAGCTGGCCTAA
- a CDS encoding phage portal protein — protein sequence MTILDAKGLPIAPSSRPTMPNRANALAGGGNAPYDAADIHGEHVSAWHPYLYSPDGELNMYRDRIVARVRDLVRNDGWASGAVTRILDNAIGGHYRPLVRPDYRALRQITGIDGFDAEWAAAFGNAAEAHYRAWANDPAHYCDAQRGQSVTQMMRLALRHKLVDGDALAQVAWIPGRVGPGRARYATAIQLIDPDRLSNPQLQFDTQTNRGGVQVDEFGAAYAYWIRQAHQGDWWAAAKSVEWKSVPRETSWGRPIIVHDFDRDRAAQHRGGAGIFAPILQRMKMLAKYDAVELDAAIINSIFGAYIESPFDPQLVEQAIGEASDLNAYQDARADFHGERKTMLGESRLPILFPGEKINAVASERPNGNFVAFEKSFLRNFASATGLSAQQMSHDWSDTNYSSARGALLEAFKTMSRRRDDFTQGFAQPIFACFLEESMEIDEYPLPPGAPPFHEFRALYSRATWMGPARGWIDPVAEKKGAILGMDAGLSTLQMESIEQGQDWEETLDQRAREIEGFKSRGIPVPSWAGMGLGDGGQPTATETIKDPEAT from the coding sequence GTGACCATCCTGGACGCGAAAGGGCTGCCGATCGCGCCTTCGTCGCGCCCGACAATGCCCAATCGAGCGAACGCGTTGGCGGGTGGCGGAAACGCCCCGTATGACGCCGCCGACATCCACGGCGAGCATGTATCCGCGTGGCACCCGTACCTGTACTCGCCCGATGGCGAGCTCAACATGTACCGGGATCGGATCGTCGCGCGCGTCCGCGATCTCGTCCGAAACGATGGGTGGGCCTCGGGCGCCGTCACGCGCATTCTCGATAACGCCATCGGCGGCCACTATCGACCGCTCGTCCGGCCGGATTACCGGGCACTTCGGCAGATCACCGGAATCGACGGCTTCGACGCTGAATGGGCCGCCGCGTTCGGCAATGCCGCTGAGGCTCATTACCGTGCATGGGCGAACGATCCCGCCCACTATTGCGATGCCCAGCGTGGGCAGAGCGTCACGCAGATGATGCGCCTGGCGCTTCGCCACAAGCTGGTCGATGGCGATGCACTGGCCCAGGTCGCGTGGATTCCCGGGCGTGTCGGCCCAGGCCGCGCGCGGTATGCAACGGCCATTCAACTTATCGATCCTGACCGTCTGTCGAACCCGCAGCTACAGTTCGACACGCAGACCAACCGTGGCGGCGTGCAGGTCGACGAGTTCGGTGCGGCCTACGCTTACTGGATTCGTCAAGCGCATCAGGGCGACTGGTGGGCTGCGGCAAAGAGCGTCGAATGGAAGTCGGTACCACGCGAGACGTCGTGGGGCCGACCGATCATCGTTCACGATTTCGACCGGGACCGTGCCGCGCAGCACCGCGGTGGCGCTGGCATCTTCGCGCCGATCCTGCAGCGCATGAAGATGTTGGCCAAATACGACGCGGTCGAACTCGATGCGGCGATCATCAATTCGATTTTCGGCGCATATATCGAGAGTCCCTTCGATCCTCAGCTCGTAGAGCAGGCGATCGGTGAGGCGTCGGATCTCAACGCATACCAGGACGCCCGCGCCGATTTCCACGGTGAACGGAAGACCATGCTCGGAGAATCCCGGCTGCCGATCCTGTTCCCGGGCGAGAAGATTAACGCTGTGGCATCGGAGCGCCCGAATGGCAACTTCGTAGCCTTCGAGAAGTCGTTCCTCCGGAACTTCGCATCGGCTACGGGCCTTTCTGCCCAGCAGATGAGCCATGACTGGTCGGACACGAACTACAGCTCCGCCCGCGGTGCGCTACTGGAAGCATTCAAGACCATGTCCCGGCGACGGGACGACTTCACCCAAGGCTTTGCCCAGCCGATCTTCGCGTGCTTCCTCGAGGAGTCCATGGAGATCGACGAGTATCCGCTCCCGCCTGGCGCACCCCCGTTCCATGAGTTCCGTGCGCTGTATTCGCGTGCCACGTGGATGGGCCCGGCGCGCGGCTGGATCGACCCGGTGGCCGAGAAGAAGGGCGCCATCCTGGGCATGGATGCCGGCCTGTCCACGTTGCAGATGGAGTCCATCGAACAGGGGCAGGACTGGGAAGAGACGCTCGACCAGCGCGCACGGGAGATCGAGGGCTTCAAGTCTCGCGGTATTCCGGTTCCGAGCTGGGCGGGCATGGGCCTGGGCGACGGCGGCCAGCCGACGGCCACCGAAACCATCAAAGACCCCGAGGCCACCTGA
- the gpW gene encoding gpW family protein — MTSSLNYNPATGLLAGMSRDVLQANLAKAQQAYIDLMSGAKGESYSYTQGDGSKSVTYTRGNIEALAALIQTLQSQLGVVSRARRPMRFRYR, encoded by the coding sequence GTGACCTCTTCGCTGAATTACAACCCGGCTACCGGCCTGCTGGCTGGCATGTCCCGGGACGTGCTGCAGGCGAATCTGGCGAAAGCCCAGCAGGCCTATATCGACCTGATGTCAGGCGCCAAGGGCGAGAGCTACAGCTACACGCAGGGCGACGGTTCCAAGTCGGTCACGTATACGCGCGGCAACATCGAGGCGCTTGCTGCGCTGATCCAGACGCTGCAGTCGCAGCTTGGCGTGGTCTCGCGTGCGCGTCGCCCGATGCGGTTCCGGTACCGCTGA
- a CDS encoding phage terminase large subunit family protein: MDLLASEGRRYERGYQALKLGLDVALSANLQPPPKLTLSQWAECYAVLSRETSAQTGKFEAFAYQRGIMDAFTDTSVTWVTVMKSARVGYTKILDHVIGYYLHQDPSPIMVVQPRVEDAEDYSKTEIAPMLRDTPVLAAIAGSPKAKDSNQTILKKTLTNGASLQMVGANSPAGFRRITVRIALFDEVDGNPVNGAGNEGDQIALGAKRTETFWNRKIGLGSTPTIKGYSRIEKSWEASDQRRYHVPCPHCGEKQVLEWGGPDLPYGMKWETDAKGNGLPDSVYYLCRANGCVIHDTDKPEMVERGEWVAGKPFNGHAGFHIWAGYSLFPNASWANLVAEWLKVKDDPLARQTFINLVLGEPYEDRGDKALAEHRLASRCEVWPADVPDGVAIVTAGCDVQDDRVEIEVVGWGRNEESWSISHEVIEGDPGEQKLWDGVDAFLKRIWHRADGRGFEISAACIDSGGHHTQRVYEFAKARLGRRIYAIKGESARNGQRSPVWPTKRPSARNKASFRPVILGVNAAKDTIRQRLHLDEAGAGYMHFPSDRDINYFAQLTSERLVTKLSHGQKYRVWELPPGRANEALDCRVYAYAALCSLLHVGLKLNRRAEEVQLTIGPPIAQPVAGDEPELPVVAAPLPRAAGPTVTKQEPAARKKFASRLA; encoded by the coding sequence GTGGACCTGCTGGCGTCGGAGGGTAGGCGGTACGAGCGCGGCTACCAGGCGCTGAAACTTGGCCTCGACGTGGCTCTCTCGGCCAACCTGCAGCCACCGCCGAAGCTGACCCTCAGCCAGTGGGCCGAGTGCTACGCGGTATTGTCGCGAGAGACCAGCGCGCAGACAGGCAAGTTCGAGGCGTTCGCGTATCAGCGTGGGATCATGGACGCGTTCACCGATACGTCGGTGACGTGGGTTACCGTGATGAAGTCGGCCCGTGTCGGTTACACGAAGATCCTTGACCACGTCATCGGCTATTACCTGCACCAAGATCCTTCACCGATCATGGTGGTGCAGCCTCGCGTCGAGGACGCGGAGGATTACAGCAAGACCGAGATTGCCCCCATGCTCCGGGATACTCCGGTGCTTGCGGCGATCGCGGGCAGTCCGAAGGCCAAGGACAGCAACCAGACCATTCTCAAGAAGACGCTGACCAACGGCGCAAGCTTGCAGATGGTCGGCGCGAACTCTCCTGCCGGATTCCGTCGTATCACAGTACGGATCGCTCTGTTCGATGAGGTGGATGGCAACCCGGTCAACGGGGCAGGCAACGAAGGCGACCAGATCGCCCTGGGCGCCAAGCGAACGGAGACGTTCTGGAACCGGAAGATCGGCCTTGGCAGTACGCCGACGATCAAGGGCTACAGCAGGATCGAAAAAAGCTGGGAAGCCAGCGACCAGCGCCGCTATCACGTCCCTTGCCCGCACTGCGGCGAAAAGCAGGTGCTGGAGTGGGGTGGGCCCGACCTTCCCTACGGAATGAAGTGGGAGACCGATGCCAAGGGCAACGGTCTCCCTGACTCGGTCTATTACCTCTGCCGCGCTAACGGCTGTGTCATCCATGACACGGACAAGCCGGAGATGGTCGAGCGCGGCGAGTGGGTCGCCGGCAAACCGTTCAACGGTCACGCCGGCTTCCACATCTGGGCAGGCTACAGCCTGTTCCCGAATGCCAGTTGGGCCAACCTGGTTGCCGAATGGCTGAAGGTGAAGGACGACCCGCTCGCGCGGCAGACGTTCATCAACCTGGTCCTCGGTGAGCCCTATGAGGACCGCGGCGACAAAGCGCTCGCCGAGCACCGTCTGGCGTCGCGATGCGAAGTCTGGCCGGCGGATGTACCCGATGGCGTTGCCATCGTGACCGCTGGCTGCGATGTGCAGGACGACCGCGTCGAGATCGAGGTAGTGGGCTGGGGTCGGAATGAAGAGTCATGGTCGATTTCTCACGAGGTGATCGAGGGCGACCCTGGCGAGCAAAAGCTATGGGATGGCGTGGACGCCTTCCTAAAGCGTATCTGGCACCGTGCCGATGGGCGCGGTTTCGAGATTTCGGCCGCATGCATTGACTCGGGTGGCCACCACACGCAGCGCGTGTACGAGTTTGCGAAGGCAAGGCTTGGGCGGCGCATCTACGCCATCAAGGGCGAATCGGCACGCAACGGACAGCGCTCCCCGGTCTGGCCGACAAAACGCCCGAGCGCGCGGAACAAGGCCAGCTTCCGACCAGTGATCCTGGGTGTGAACGCCGCGAAGGACACGATTCGGCAAAGGCTTCATCTCGACGAGGCTGGCGCTGGTTACATGCATTTCCCGAGCGATCGGGACATCAACTACTTCGCGCAGCTGACGTCCGAACGTCTCGTGACGAAGCTGTCGCATGGGCAGAAATACCGGGTATGGGAATTGCCGCCTGGTCGCGCAAACGAGGCGCTCGACTGCCGGGTGTACGCATATGCGGCGCTTTGCAGCCTGCTCCACGTCGGCCTGAAGCTGAATCGACGGGCTGAAGAAGTCCAGCTGACCATCGGGCCGCCAATCGCTCAGCCGGTCGCCGGCGACGAGCCGGAGCTGCCCGTAGTGGCTGCGCCGCTCCCGCGAGCGGCAGGCCCCACCGTGACAAAGCAGGAGCCAGCGGCGCGCAAGAAGTTTGCGAGCCGCCTGGCCTGA
- the lysC gene encoding Rz1-like lysis system protein LysC, which yields MPRAVWLLIILAFLAGCDTSVKPVPVPQVVRVQVPVYVPVPAELTQDCPIAEAASLQVEEVVRIANARKVALQNCNVQMQAIRNLVKP from the coding sequence ATGCCCCGCGCTGTCTGGCTACTGATCATCTTGGCATTTCTCGCTGGATGCGACACTTCAGTGAAGCCCGTGCCGGTCCCGCAGGTGGTTCGCGTCCAGGTCCCGGTCTATGTTCCCGTACCTGCGGAGCTGACGCAGGATTGCCCGATCGCGGAGGCCGCGTCGCTTCAGGTAGAGGAAGTCGTACGCATTGCGAACGCTCGAAAGGTTGCCCTGCAGAACTGTAACGTACAGATGCAGGCAATCCGGAATTTGGTGAAGCCATGA
- a CDS encoding glycoside hydrolase family 19 protein, translating to MDAITFQLATGVSMPRATRWAGILTAAMEEFDIGTARRQAAFLAQCGHESMGFSLTREIWGPTAAQIGYEGRADLGNLQHGDGSTFRGRGLIQITGRTNYMRASRALGIDLVANPQLLEADELAARSAGWFWASEELNTWADAGDLLEVSVRINGRNKKTGLPNGWEDRQARYARAIKALGV from the coding sequence ATGGACGCCATAACCTTTCAGTTGGCGACCGGTGTTTCGATGCCGCGTGCTACGCGTTGGGCCGGGATTTTGACCGCGGCGATGGAAGAGTTCGACATCGGAACCGCTAGGCGGCAAGCGGCATTCTTGGCGCAGTGCGGCCACGAATCCATGGGCTTCTCGCTGACACGTGAAATCTGGGGACCGACGGCCGCCCAGATTGGGTACGAAGGCAGGGCCGATCTCGGAAATCTGCAACATGGCGATGGCTCGACATTCCGTGGCCGAGGCCTGATCCAGATCACCGGACGAACGAACTACATGCGCGCCAGTCGCGCGTTGGGTATCGACCTGGTGGCGAACCCTCAGTTGCTTGAGGCCGACGAGCTTGCCGCGCGCTCTGCCGGCTGGTTCTGGGCATCCGAGGAACTGAACACATGGGCTGATGCCGGCGACCTCCTTGAGGTCTCGGTGCGCATCAATGGAAGGAACAAGAAGACCGGCCTACCCAATGGGTGGGAGGACCGCCAGGCGCGCTATGCGCGGGCAATCAAGGCGCTGGGTGTATAG